From Ananas comosus cultivar F153 linkage group 2, ASM154086v1, whole genome shotgun sequence:
TGTTGTTTGGTTCGAATCGTCGAAGATCGTGTGCTTGGGGCTCCGGATTCGGTAGGGTTTGGCGTATGATGAGTTTTGTAGATTTGTGGCTATGGTTTTATGAAGATCGGCATCTATGGCTTACGATATGATTATGTTTAATTTGGACTCTTGCATTTAGCTTGTTCGTTAGGTGAAAGTCGAATCTTTCGATGTAGAGCAAAATGAATGGTTTTTAGTTAGGGTTACAGGTTCGTATTCGAACTGTGTATCGATTTGGTGGATAAGTTAGGGTTTTCATCTAATCATATTTGCATGGTAAGATGGGTTTACAGTCATTGTAAGATTTGGTGTGGTACCGAACTCTGTCGGTAGATTGATGATAAATTTAGGGCAAAGATACTGGCAAGATGAGCCCAGTAGAGGCTTCTTAATAATTCATCAGACTGGATAATTGAAGGACTTTTTTTTCACAGTAACCCTATTAAAATTTCTCATTTGCcaaataattcttttaaaattttatttggccaaCTAACCTGAGAAACAGTGAATTATTCACCTCTTTCAGAAAGTAGTGAATGATTCGCCGTTTtcatattgttatttttttttttttataagttgtgattgttaagattgtatgaggattattaaattttatttatagttaaaattatatggatagattGTTAGGATATTTTaagttgttagaattatatgtgatttgtggttgttaatattatatatgggcatagaaaaaaaggataaatcattcacggtgaatcatttactggAATCATTTACTATCTCtaatagaaaaaagaagacGGTGAATAATTTACCGCCTTCTAAATTTCATTAAAGGCGGTAAATGATGGACCGTCTTTCAATACCCGACAGTGAGTTGTTAAAATAGGGTTATTtgaacaaataattttttacaaggTTATTTggccaattataaatttttaaagggttaaaataaaaaaaatccataacTGACAGGGACTTCGTATTGCACAGTGAagcatcttcttttttttttttttacctatgtGGTTGCAAAGACTGATAATGATCTATCATCACTTTCGTATCTTTGGTCATGAAGGTTTCGTTTTAATCTGACTGTCATTAAAAGATGCTATCCAGAATTACCTGTAGGAATTTTCCTTCAAAAGTAAATGTTATTTAAATATGCAAACCGGTAAAAGATCTTGACAACTGCATTGGTTCTAGCATTTGTTCTTGCAATGCATGATTCATCTCTGTAAGGCACCCTCAAAAGTTGTGAAACATAGCTGTCGAGAACGTCAAGATATGGCATTGACCTGTTCCTTTTGCTATTCCAGCCGGCTTTGGAAGATGATGACCGAGAAAAATTGgtataaaatggaaaaaaagaaggaagttTATGATTGTGATAATTTTCTGGTGGTTCAGCAATTGCCATGATtcataaaagtatttataaGTATCCTTTTATGATTTGCAAAGCTGCTGTGTGAGATAAAGAATTGATGCAGAGTTATTATGAGAACCACAATTTTATAGGGAATAAAAACAAAGCTGCCTATGAGATGGCAATACCTGGATATAACCATGTGCTAACTTTCTTGGTTCAAAATGGTATGACAGTTCAATCTTCAGGAAGTTCTGTATATTCatagttattatattttattaatcaaTGCATATCTGACAATGTAGACTTATTAGACTGTCATGATACATTAATTTCTAGATCAACTAGGTCCAGGAAAttctgaaactttttttttttttccttagttcAAAAGCTGTCAACCTTTTTGAAATCatcctaaacttttaattttgatatttcaaaattcCGTCATTTATTATATCTTGCTGCTCTAGGATGTGAGCTTCACAATTCGTTCATTGGGTTCACTTTAAATCCAGAATTACAGTCTTTTAGTTTGAATATACgattttgaaactttttcttCTGTACCTTAGAAAACTTAGGTTTAACTACTCGTGTTTGTCAGGTTGAACTATTGGATCGTTAAGTTTTTGTATTCTTCACTTTCTTTTGTCTTAGATTGTCAAGCTTCATCTCCTTATCATCACCCCGTTTGAGCTTTCTTCATTCACGGTTAGCATGTCATGTCATCTTACATTGTTTTGACATTATGGATACGTAACAGAGATTATGTTTCTTTTCACTTTATGTTTAAATTAGATAGCATGAAAATTCCCAAGTTCACCATAGATTGCATATATTGGTCAGTGTTATTATACCCTGTTAATTTCGAGGATTATACTGTAGTAGTATTAAACAAAGAATAGTTTCTCCGTTAATTGCTTTAGAGAGATGTTTTAATGAAGACTGACCTTGTTTGCTTTAGAGTTGGTGTATTTATTTCTCAATGCTCTATATTCAATATCTCTGGATTAGGATAACTATCGAGTCTGTGTATTATGATTGGCTGCTCGGCAGCCTCCTGgctgtctctttttttttttcaaaaaaaaaactctcactAGATGGAATAAATTTTAACATAAGCATGCATTCCTGTCAGTGTTATTGCTGCAATTTGTGCTACTATCTTATGCAAACCGAaaggttgccaaaattgaattttcaagtttgcttttgtttaaaaGTATTTCTTGAAATAAATAAGGTTTAATTTATCGATTCCGACGAACTTTACTATAATTAAAGCAATGAAGCAAAAATTTCAACCagacaaaaattaaattcgAATTGAAGAAATACTAAGATGATGATGAActtcaatatatgagataataacaatCAACTGAAAGCATatataatagttccaaaagGTAAATTCAGCTTTATCAAACTTAAAGCTTTTAGATTTGGTTGTTTGACAAATATGGTTGGTAATGGTGGAAGGCTAGATTGAAAGGGAATAATAGGATATTAGGAGATGagagatacaaaaagtgcacTGTTCACATGATTGCGGGGGATCCACGATCGACGAGGAGAGCGGTACACTAAAGGTAGAACTTTGGTCAcgggaaagaagaagatgaggtagTGACTCGAAAGAAGAGGAGGGGTAGAAGTAGAAGTTGATCTTGTCATGAGGAAAAAGCGACAACGAACAAATTGAGGAAAAAGACGATCTCAGCACGAGGAAGAAGCGTTGATGATCTCATCGGGAAGTAGAACACCAAGGATAAAtagtaaaagtataattttctaTTCATCAAAATATATTCCTTAAGGCTTCAAAAACCAAgtatttatagtgttgagagCCCTCCTATAATAAATTACTGTCCTTTCGTTTTCAACATAACGGTCACTCAAGGGTCATGTATAGAAGACGAAGCAATTTTGGGAATTCAAAGGTCTTTTTTGGAatagtttttttgtttattggagAAAAGGGTTTGGATTAGCTAAACCAACTAAAACTAAATGAGTTAAGTCCAAATCAAACAtaaacctacaaaataaaagaaaattgcattcgAAAATAAACTGTGATTTATATGCTGCATCACTATCTACATCACTTTTTATCTCAGTTCTTGGTTTGAGATTGAGTTATTTCTAGTTAAAGTTCAATTATGAAGTGTCTTATCCatatagttaaattttgttaaggATGAATTCAGTGCAGTTCATATTTgggtaatttttaaatttagggTTGTGGAAGTCATATTTGCTCATATAGTTATATTTATACGTTAATGCATTGCTCCTCTTAGAAATGCTGAAATTAAAGCATGGTCTGATTCTCTTCTACAAAATGGATCATGCTTTTGTCATTCATGTACCTTCATCATAATTTTACATATCTTCTATGATACAGTTCTGATTACAACAATGTTTAGTAAATTCTTTTAATATGATTTTGTGTTGTTTAATGCAGGAGGAATTTGACATTTATGATGACAATTTCAATTGGTTTCTCAAATTACAATTTCTGAAAAAGAGGTCCAAGATCATTGAGATTGTTGCAGCAAAGGATGTTATATTTGCTTTAGCACAATCTGGTCTCTGTGCTGCTTTTAGCCGGAGTAAGTCTGATGCTTTTCTAGTTTCCTGTTGACTCTTTTGTTTATTCTAGTTCTAATtcggatttttttctttttgttgataGCAACAAATAAGCGTATATGCTTCTTGAACATAAGCCCCGATGAAGTGATCAGGAGCTTATTTTATAATAAGAATAATGACTCTCTCATCACGGTTTCCGTTTATGCGTCAGACAGTTTCAGTTCCTTGAAATGCCGGACCACTCCAATAGAGTAAGAAATGTACTTCCATGTGAACGCTGAAGTTTTCAAGCAAACTTAATTCTTCTTGTGTATAGTTCACACAATAATGTACATATGTGCACATACATTTATCTACACAATGTGTGTGTAAAGGTTCTGATAAGTCCTAAACAACTGAAGATACATGTTGACTTTCTTACCTTAATTATTAGCTTGTAGTGTGTGATTTTAGGGTCAACCTTTGCATGGTTTTCTTGGTAACTATGGAAATTGTACCATGACAAACGTTTCTATGTTGCTAATACCTAAATCCATAAACTTAAGTTTTTCCTTTCTAATTCAGTTCCGTGCAGTTCTTACTATGACTAATTTTTTGGACTCTGCCAGATATATCAGAAGAAACCAGCTAGATGCTGGTTATTCTCTCTTTGAGACCGAATCATTAAAATGGCCTGGTTTTGTTGAGTTTGATGATGTCAATGGCAAAGTTCTTACATATTCAGCACAGGATGGGTAAGTCACCCTCTTGATGCTTTTCTCTTTACAAACCCTAATCCatctgatttatttttttgcttacAGTGCTTACAAATTGTTTGGCATGCTTACAGTAGTTACAAAGTGTTTGACCTGAAGAACTATAACTTCTTGTACTCCATGTCGGAGAAGAATATTCAGGACATCAAAATAAGGTTTGGTTCCCTTCTTCATTAAACATGCATGTAGATTATTTTATGCATCTgaatcttttcttttcataatctgATATTCGAAAATCATGCATTTGAACAGCCCAGGCATCATGCTGTTAGTATACTCGAGAACTCCTGGCTATGTTCCACTCAAAATATTATCAATTGAAGATGGAACAGTGCTGAAATCTTTCAATCACTTACTTCACCGCAACAAGAAAATTGATTTCATCGAGCAGTTCAACGAGAAACTATTGGTCAAGCAAGAGAATGAGAACCTCCAGATTCTCGACGTGGGCTGTTAATCTTTATCTTTCttgttcttgattttttttctttttaaatttaagaagcATATTATAATTCTTGGAGCAGGTGAGGAACTCAGAGCTGGTAGAAGTCAGTAGGACTGATTTCATGACCCCCTCTGCGTTCATTTTCCTCTATGAGAACGACCTTTTCTTAACAGTCCGGAACGGGGCTGCCGCAGTTTGGAATTTGCAGGGAGAGCTTGTCACCTCCTTTGAAGACCATGTGCTTGGGCAACCTGATTGCATTGCTAGTAACATTTACATCACTAGCAACCAGGACCTGATAATCTCATACTGCAAGGCTGAAAGCGAAGACGAGAGGGAAGGTATTTAATT
This genomic window contains:
- the LOC109706596 gene encoding uncharacterized protein LOC109706596 isoform X1, with the translated sequence MARVASSSVPEKFRNFQLQPALEDDDREKLEEFDIYDDNFNWFLKLQFLKKRSKIIEIVAAKDVIFALAQSGLCAAFSRTTNKRICFLNISPDEVIRSLFYNKNNDSLITVSVYASDSFSSLKCRTTPIEYIRRNQLDAGYSLFETESLKWPGFVEFDDVNGKVLTYSAQDGSYKVFDLKNYNFLYSMSEKNIQDIKISPGIMLLVYSRTPGYVPLKILSIEDGTVLKSFNHLLHRNKKIDFIEQFNEKLLVKQENENLQILDVRNSELVEVSRTDFMTPSAFIFLYENDLFLTVRNGAAAVWNLQGELVTSFEDHVLGQPDCIASNIYITSNQDLIISYCKAESEDEREGSINMSHILSGKCVAKICPRDPSLQIAPLNQGNPGRSTIRSTIREALEDVTVVFYNEDRNEIYTGNKKGLIHVWSLSFRASL
- the LOC109706596 gene encoding uncharacterized protein LOC109706596 isoform X4 yields the protein MARVASSSVPEKFRNFQLQPALEDDDREKLEEFDIYDDNFNWFLKLQFLKKRSKIIEIVAAKDVIFALAQSGLCAAFSRTTNKRICFLNISPDEVIRSLFYNKNNDSLITVSVYASDSFSSLKCRTTPIEYIRRNQLDAGYSLFETESLKWPGFVEFDDVNGKVLTYSAQDGSYKVFDLKNYNFLYSMSEKNIQDIKISPGIMLLVYSRTPGYVPLKILSIEDGTVLKSFNHLLHRNKKIDFIEQFNEKLLVKQENENLQILDVRNSELVEVSRTDFMTPSAFIFLYENDLFLTVRNGAAAVWNLQGELVTSFEDHVLGQPDCIASNIYITSNQDLIISYCKAESEDEREDVGERQQGKSCMCFLNSFTQRFCGSSEHASRPF
- the LOC109706596 gene encoding uncharacterized protein LOC109706596 isoform X3 codes for the protein MEEFDIYDDNFNWFLKLQFLKKRSKIIEIVAAKDVIFALAQSGLCAAFSRTTNKRICFLNISPDEVIRSLFYNKNNDSLITVSVYASDSFSSLKCRTTPIEYIRRNQLDAGYSLFETESLKWPGFVEFDDVNGKVLTYSAQDGSYKVFDLKNYNFLYSMSEKNIQDIKISPGIMLLVYSRTPGYVPLKILSIEDGTVLKSFNHLLHRNKKIDFIEQFNEKLLVKQENENLQILDVRNSELVEVSRTDFMTPSAFIFLYENDLFLTVRNGAAAVWNLQGELVTSFEDHVLGQPDCIASNIYITSNQDLIISYCKAESEDEREGSINMSHILSGKCVAKICPRDPSLQIAPLNQGNPGRSTIRSTIREALEDVTVVFYNEDRNEIYTGNKKGLIHVWSLSFRASL
- the LOC109706596 gene encoding uncharacterized protein LOC109706596 isoform X2, giving the protein MARVASSSVPEKFRNFQLQEEFDIYDDNFNWFLKLQFLKKRSKIIEIVAAKDVIFALAQSGLCAAFSRTTNKRICFLNISPDEVIRSLFYNKNNDSLITVSVYASDSFSSLKCRTTPIEYIRRNQLDAGYSLFETESLKWPGFVEFDDVNGKVLTYSAQDGSYKVFDLKNYNFLYSMSEKNIQDIKISPGIMLLVYSRTPGYVPLKILSIEDGTVLKSFNHLLHRNKKIDFIEQFNEKLLVKQENENLQILDVRNSELVEVSRTDFMTPSAFIFLYENDLFLTVRNGAAAVWNLQGELVTSFEDHVLGQPDCIASNIYITSNQDLIISYCKAESEDEREGSINMSHILSGKCVAKICPRDPSLQIAPLNQGNPGRSTIRSTIREALEDVTVVFYNEDRNEIYTGNKKGLIHVWSLSFRASL